The genomic DNA CAGCTTTCTGCTCAGCGGACATAGTCGACTCCTCCAGGAAAGAACATTTAGTAATTCATTCCGCGTACTTTAGAAGGATTGCCACCGATTTACAATCGAGGTGACTCAGATAAAGAACTGGAAGTCCCCCGCCGAAGGGAAGGCATTTTGAAAATGCTGAATTTCTGGCCGCTTCTGCTCTGCCTGCCAGAGAATGGAGATCACATCGAACCGTGCGGAATGCTTCAGCAGGCCATGCTTTTTAAGAAAGACGCCTGCCAGACGGGTCAGCTGTTTCTGCTTCTGTCCTGTTACGGACTCGAAGGGCTGACCTTTCGCTGTCGATTTCCTGGTTTTGACTTCGACAAAGACGACCGTTCCCTGATCGAGGGCGATAATGTCGATTTCGCCGAGTTCAGTGCGATACTGGCGAGCAAGGATCTGATAACGGTGTCGTTTCAGATAACGGACGGCGGCACGCTCACCCCGATCACCTAGAAATCTGCCAAACCAGTTTCCAGCCATAAGCAGCCTCTTCGACAAGGGGCAGGCTCAATCGTAAGTGCGCACCAGAACGTCTAACAGCAGCACTGCTGCAGTGACAGTGCTGCTGTTTCTGTTTCGATCGATTACTCGCCGTCTCTTTTGGCGCGACGCTCGGTCAGACGGGTTGCTTTACCAACGCGATCGCGGAGGTAGTACAGTTTGGCGCGCCGAACGCGACCGTGCCGTTTGACGTCCAGCTTGGCGATTTTGGGAGAGTGTACAGGGAAAATTCGCTCTACACCTTCACCGGCTACGATGCGACGAACGGTGAAGTTTTCACGGGTTCCGCTGCCGCGACGGGCAATCACAACACCGGTGAAAACCTGGATGCGTTCCTTGCTACCTTCCTTGATACGGGTATGCACGTCGACGGTATCGCCGATTTCGAACTCAAGCGGCTCTTCACGAAGGCTTGATTCTTCTACTTTTTTCAATAATTCCTGCATGACTTCAAGTCCTCTTGGCACGCCTGGCTGACTCCGAAAGAGCCCCTGAGAACGTGCTGTTTACATAAAAAATCAGGTTGAATTTGATTCCGACTCAGTGAGAAGATCATTTCGTCGCTCGCGAGTTCGCTGCAGACTCTGCTCATGCCGCCAGCGCGCAATCTCCTGATGATTTCCACTTAATAAGACTTCCGGAACTTCCATTCCACGAAAGTTTTGAGGCCGTGTGTACTGCGGATATTCGAGCAGTCCCGATTCCGAAAAGGAATCATATTTGGCACTGCTCTCGTCTCCGAGTACTCCGGGTATCAACCGGATCACAGTCTCGATAATCAACATGGCCGGGACTTCCCCTCCGTTGGTGATGAAGTCGCCTGCCGAAATTTCCATTGGCTCCAGACCAATGCGGATTCGTTCGTCGAACCCCTCGTATCTTCCACACAATAAGGTGAGCTGACGTTCTTGGGATAACTCCTGGGCCAGTTTCTGATTCAGTGTTTTCCCCTGGGGGGTCAACATGATCAGCTTACCGGGTTCCGGAACCACCTGTTGAACATGCTCTACACATTGATAGACCGTGTCACAGCCGATCAGCATCCCTGGTCCACCGCCGTAAGGGCGATCATCTACCGAGGCATGCTTGTCTGTTGCCCAGTCCCTGAAATTCCAACGCTGAATCTCGACCAGTTGATTTTGAATCGCCCGCTTGAGCAATCCCTGCTCAAGATAGCTGTCAAACAGTTCGGGAAACAAAGTCAGAATATCAAATCGCATAATGCTCACTCACAGAGCAAAACGTCAGGGTTGACGCAGACCTTACTCTTCTGTCGGGGTTTCTTCAACAGCGGTCTCTTCTGCAGATGCTTCAGCTGTTTCAGCTGATTCGCCAGCTTCTGCTTCCGGTTCGGGAGCAGGAGGTTCTTTGGGAGCCTGCATGGGAGCCGGTGCCGCAGCGGAACCGAATTTGTTTTTCTTGACCTTCTTGATCAGTGTTGCCACGTTTTCGGAAGGTTTAGCACCAACTGACATCCAGTAATCAACACGTTCCATGTCAATCACGACGCGCTGTGCTTTGTCAGCGACGGAAGTGTCATAGGTACCAATTTCTTCGATCGCTTCACCGTCACGTTGTTTGCGTGAATCCATTACACAAATACGATAGAACGGGCGATGTGTCCGGCCCATTCTTTTCATACGAATTCGAACTGCCACAAATTTCTCCTTTAGGATACTAACTCTAAACTTTGGAAGATACAAAAATTGAATTCAATTGAGATCGCCTCTGAATCAGCGATTCTTTTTTCGCTGTTTCTTTTTGGCTTTTTTGTCTTTTTTTCGTTTCTCACGCAGCTTGCTGATATCACCACCACGCTTGCTGCGTTCTTTTTTCTTCGTCATGCCTCCCATGGGGTCCATCATGCCCCCGGAAGAGAGCTCGCGCATCGCTTTCATCTTGTCACGCATGCCCATGCCGGCCATTTTCTGCATCATGCCGGCCATGTTATTGAAATCCTTGACCAGACGACTGATGTCCGATGGATCAGAGCCACTTCCCATGGCAATCCGGCGGCGACGGCTGTGATCGATCAGTTCGGGATTTTCCCGTTCTGCGGGAGTCATCGAACCGATGATCGCATCAATCCGCTTCATTTCCGCACCAGGGTCGACATCCGGATTTGTATCCAGTAGTCCCCCCACTCCGGGAATCATTTTCATGATTTCCCGCATGGGACCCATTTTGCGGATGGTCGCCATCTGCTTCTGGAAATCAGTCAGGGTAAATTTACCCTGCGCCATCCGGTTCTGGAGGTCGGCTGCTTCTTCTTCATTGAATTGCTGCTGCGCCTTCTCCACCAGGGAGACGACGTCGC from Gimesia sp. includes the following:
- the trmD gene encoding tRNA (guanosine(37)-N1)-methyltransferase TrmD, with amino-acid sequence MRFDILTLFPELFDSYLEQGLLKRAIQNQLVEIQRWNFRDWATDKHASVDDRPYGGGPGMLIGCDTVYQCVEHVQQVVPEPGKLIMLTPQGKTLNQKLAQELSQERQLTLLCGRYEGFDERIRIGLEPMEISAGDFITNGGEVPAMLIIETVIRLIPGVLGDESSAKYDSFSESGLLEYPQYTRPQNFRGMEVPEVLLSGNHQEIARWRHEQSLQRTRERRNDLLTESESNST
- a CDS encoding YraN family protein; protein product: MAGNWFGRFLGDRGERAAVRYLKRHRYQILARQYRTELGEIDIIALDQGTVVFVEVKTRKSTAKGQPFESVTGQKQKQLTRLAGVFLKKHGLLKHSARFDVISILWQAEQKRPEIQHFQNAFPSAGDFQFFI
- the rplS gene encoding 50S ribosomal protein L19, whose protein sequence is MQELLKKVEESSLREEPLEFEIGDTVDVHTRIKEGSKERIQVFTGVVIARRGSGTRENFTVRRIVAGEGVERIFPVHSPKIAKLDVKRHGRVRRAKLYYLRDRVGKATRLTERRAKRDGE
- the rpsP gene encoding 30S ribosomal protein S16 — translated: MAVRIRMKRMGRTHRPFYRICVMDSRKQRDGEAIEEIGTYDTSVADKAQRVVIDMERVDYWMSVGAKPSENVATLIKKVKKNKFGSAAAPAPMQAPKEPPAPEPEAEAGESAETAEASAEETAVEETPTEE